One window of Aspergillus oryzae RIB40 DNA, chromosome 3 genomic DNA carries:
- a CDS encoding O-phospho-L-serine:2-oxoglutarate transaminase (phosphoserine aminotransferase), protein MKREDITYMGAGPAALPTDVLAQAAEALQNYEQTGLGIAEHSHRSEIAANILNTMKANLTSFLDVPSNYEILMMQGGGSGQFDATVYNIVSAWVEKQRQKIVNELGEASEDDVVRELRKKVESELRLDYLVTGSWSSKASQEAIRLLGPEYVNIASDSRKVNDGKFGKIADESTWKLSPKPTMVYMCDNETVDGVEYPNFPKVLEPTGSEEEPFVVGDFSSNILSRRIPIKNYSIVFFGAQKNLGCAGVTGVIIRKDLLVSCPPTILRKLGLPIAPTILDYCVTAKNNSLYNTLPIFDVYLAGQVLKKLLATFPDKVDGQQAEAQKKADMIYEAADAYPEVYKVVPDKSVRSRMNVCFRVIKGGNVDEAEKAFLKGAVERGITGLKGHRSVGGIRASNYNAIPVSGAEKLVAYLKEYAQA, encoded by the exons ATGAAGAGAGAGGATATCACCTACATGGGTGCCGGCCCTGCGGCCCTGCCCACCGATGTCTTAGCCCAAGCTGCCGAAGCTCTGCAGAACTATGAGCAGACCGGCCT GGGTATCGCCGAACACAGCCACCGCAGCGAGATCGCGGCCAACATTTTGAACACCATGAAGGCCAACCTTACCAGCTTCCTCGATGTCCCCTCGAACTACGAGATCTTGATGATGCAGGGTGGAGGATCGGGCCAATTCGATGCGACAGTGTACAACATCGTTTCTGCTTGGGTTGAGAAACAGCGCCAGAAGATCGTGAATGAGCTCGGTGAAGCCAGCGAGGATGACGTGGTCCGAGAGCTCCGTAAGAAGGTTGAGTCGGAGCTGCGATTGGATTACTTGGTCACGGGATC ATGGTCATCAAAGGCTAGTCAGGAGGCGATCCGCCTGCTGGGACCCGAATACGTTAACATTGCCAGTGACTCCCGGAAAGTCAACGATGGCAAGTTCGGCAAGATTGCCGATGAATCGACATGGAAGCTGagccccaagcccaccatgGTCTACATGTGTGACAACGAAACGGTAGATGGTGTCGAATACCCCAACTTCCCCAAGGTTCTTGAGCCAACCGGCTCGGAGGAGGAACCATTCGTGGTGGGAGATTTCTCTTCAAACATCCTCTCTAGACGTATCCCAATTAAG AATTATTCCATCGTGTTCTTTGGAGC CCAAAAAAATCTGGGGTGTGCCGGAGTTACTGGAGTCATCATCCGGAAGGACCTGCTGGTCTCGTGCCCTCCCACGATTCTTCGCAAGCTCGGACTGCCCATTGCTCCCACAATCCTTGACTACTGCGTAACCGCAAAGAACAACAGTCTCTACAACACTCTCCCGATCTTCGA TGTTTACTTGGCAGGCCAAGTTctcaagaagctgctggcTACTTTCCCCGATAAGGTGGACGGACAACAGgccgaggcccagaagaaggccgatATGATCTATGAGGCGGCGGACGCGTATCCGGAAGTGTACAAGGTCGTGCCCGACAAGAGTGTGCGCTCCCGCATGAACGTTTGCTTCCGTGTGATCAAG GGAGGCAATGTCGAtgaggccgagaaggcctTTTTGAAGGGAGCCGTTGAGCGCGGCATCACTGGGCTGAAGGGCCACCGCAGTGTCGGAG GTATCCGGGCGTCCAACTACAACGCCATTCCCGTTTCGGGAGCCGAGAAGCTAGTTGCGTATCTGAAGGAATACGCACAAGCGTAG
- a CDS encoding MBL fold metallo-hydrolase (Zn-dependent hydrolases, including glyoxylases), giving the protein MSSLRAAVYIAPPTPFKTPGKGSGGGLWSPISCTLVYSATEAVLVDTPITIKQTQDLIAWIDRIAPKRKLSYIYITHGHGDHFFGLPLLLQRFPEAKPVATAATVQHMKQQVEEKNYQTQWESRFPGEIARPFVLAQPLPESNEFKLQDRWLFQAIEVGHSDTYDSTALWVPDLRLAVCGDVVYGQVHQMLFEANTTAKREEWIRAVEKIEALDPLYVVPGHCQEGEVLGRWHLANTKQYIRDFAKVLEKKPKSPREIVEAMTKLYPDRYNTGALIMGAMGYFQALKESRI; this is encoded by the coding sequence ATGTCCTCCCTCCGCGCAGCTGTATACATCGCCCCGCCAACTCCCTTCAAAACAcctggaaaaggaagcgGCGGTGGTCTCTGGTCCCCCATTTCCTGTACCCTGGTCTACTCGGCCACCGAGGCCGTGCTGGTGGACACGCCCATCACCATCAAACAGACGCAGGACCTGATCGCCTGGATCGACCGCATCGCGCCGAAGCGGAAGCTGTCATACATTTATATCACGCACGGTCATGGCGATCACTTCTTCGGTCTTCCACTACTGCTTCAGCGCTTCCCAGAGGCGAAGCCGGTGGCTACGGCCGCCACAGTGCAGCATATGAAGcagcaggtcgaggagaagaactATCAGACACAATGGGAATCGCGATTCCCGGGAGAGATCGCGAGACCATTCGTCTTGGCGCAGCCGCTGCCGGAAAGCAATGAGTTTAAGCTGCAGGACAGATGGCTTTTCCAGGCTATCGAGGTTGGCCACTCGGACACTTACGATTCCACCGCGTTGTGGGTCCCCGACCTGCGACTGGCCGTTTGTGGAGATGTAGTGTATGGGCAGGTACACCAAATGCTGTTTGAGGCTAATACCACCGCCAAGCGCGAGGAGTGGATTAGagcggtggagaagatcgaagcTCTGGATCCATTGTATGTGGTACCTGGCCATTGCCAGGAGGGAGAGGTTTTGGGCCGCTGGCACCTCGCCAACACAAAGCAGTATATCAGAGATTTTGCGAAAGTGCtagagaagaagccgaagtcTCCTAGGGAAATTGTGGAAGCGATGACCAAGCTGTATCCCGATCGATACAACACTGGTGCACTTATAATGGGTGCTATGGGCTATTTTCAGGCATTAAAGGAATCTCGGATTTGA
- a CDS encoding uncharacterized protein (predicted protein), producing the protein MDYWGMPAVRTNLQPFTFGIDISSCQAAIPGDGNDVICMTYTYDMAAFIVRLLDEEDWPEFSVIVGSQTTYNQLLQLAEELRGKKFQVVYDSVDKIKEGDVTIPPMPSDTGYSVEELKETTALVSRLTISGVFDLPRENRLNARFPDTETTKLKAFLEKAWGNSQ; encoded by the exons ATGGACTACTGGGGAATGCCCGCTGTTCGTACTAATCTCCAACCCTTCACATTTGGCATAGACATCTCCAGCTGCCAGGCCGCCATTCCGGGCGATGGCAATGATGTTATATGCATGACATATACGTATGACATGGCTGCGTTCATTGTAAGACTactggatgaggaggattggCCCGAGTTTAGTGTTATTGTTGGCTCTCAAACCACCTATaatcagctcctccagctaGCCGAAGAACTACGAG GCAAGAAGTTTCAGGTTGTCTACGACAGCGTGGATAAGATCAAGGAAGGAGATGTCACTATTCCTCCAATGCCGTCCGACACAGGGTACTCTGTTGAGGAGCTTAAGGAGACTACGGCATTAGTGAGTCGATTGACTATTTCCGGAGTGTTTGATTTGCCCCGTGAGAATCGGCTGAATGCGAGGTTTCCCGATACTGAAACAACCAAGCTCAAAGCTTTTCTAGAAAAGGCGTGGGGAAACTCTCAATAA
- a CDS encoding bZIP transcription factor (predicted protein) — MDGGMQLQTYEGFGDPDVPLLPWDEIYQKVLLSPRFRPSLLESSLATSQLTSLLSASSYPIPEPYYPHGQFPPEGYSAPLPSPNDFLFPGSSADRERVMNLDRRTPPNDTQRPTQNAQKTTKRQLNESTGAPTSKKRGRPRKTLDTRMGEDPEEIRLAQRAYRSRKEANITSLKGRISQLEATLEKMSSAVVSFSDNLVQSGALSSHPDIASHLRDTVQTCLALAKEASKDGEPESPDTSSHGEETTSSSAGPDGTPTDQYTSPSTHAEQTTPPESGPSKPISPPLSEPLEPSAMDIPLFIEQLHLACVYQGYLVLSNPSVPMSRIERPFRFLFTLMDRPHLTAAFEALLHAKLSQKRLEECYAGVPFFKLGGAGTHYVRSTGQPQEGERPLCRYQQWTTIHDPLARFSPDIRKEMEGDWFDMQDLAGYLREKGVLLFSSAPSETDRKSSRTAINVTRFTQTLISRGICLGRTPGFRRSDVDNALRASVWT; from the exons ATGGATGGAGGAATGCAGCTCCAGACGTACGAGGGTTTTGGTGATCCCGACGTCCCTCTCCTGCCGTGGGATGAGATTTACCAGAAAGTTTTGTTATCTCCACGCTTCCGACCGTCGCTGCTGGAGAGCTCTCTCGCAACTTCACAGCTCACCTCCCTCCTGTCCGCCTCTTCATATCCCATCCCCGAGCCATATTATCCGCACGGACAGTTTCCACCGGAGGGCTACAGCGCTCCCTTACCCTCGCCCAATGACTTTCTATTTCCAGGGTCCTCCGCGGACCGAGAGCGCGTTATGAATTTGGACCGACGGACTCCACCGAATGACACGCAACGGCCGACTCAGAATGCCCAGAAAACAACGAAACGTCAACTGAACGAGTCAACTGGTGCACCGACCTCTAAGAAGCGTGGTCGCCCGCGTAAAACGTTGGATACTCGAATGGGCGAGGACCCGGAAGAA ATCCGCCTGGCACAGCGAGCTTACCGTTCACGTAAGGAAGCCAACATCACCTCCCTCAAGGGTCGTATCTCTCAATTGGAAGCGACATTGGAGAAAATGAGCTCGGCAGTCGTTTCCTTCAGCGATAATCTGGTCCAATCGGGGGCTCTCTCCTCGCATCCCGACATCGCGAGCCATTTACGCGATACAGTGCAAACATGTTTGGCGTTGGCAAAGGAGGCCAGCAAGGATGGCGAACCCGAGAGCCCGGATACATCATCGCACGGCGAGGAAACCACGTCAAGTTCAGCGGGACCGGACGGTACGCCAACAGATCAATATACGAGCCCGAGTACTCATGCCGAACAGACCACTCCCCCCGAGAGTGGACCATCAAAGCCTATTTCCCCTCCCCTGTCCGAGCCATTAGAGCCATCTGCTATGGATATTCCTCTTTTCATCGAACAATTACACCTGGCTTGTGTATATCAAGGGTACTTGGTGCTCTCGAATCCGTCCGTTCCTATGTCTCGCATAGAACGACCGTTCCGGTTCCTTTTCACACTAATGGACCGCCCTCATCTGACTGCAGCATTCGAAGCATTGTTGCACGCTAAATTGAGCCAGAAACGATTAGAAGAATGCTATGCGGGGGTCCCGTTCTTCAAACTTGGGGGTGCTGGCACCCACTATGTACGATCCACCGGCCAACCTCAGGAAGGTGAAAGGCCTTTATGCCGATACCAGCAATGGACCACGATCCACGATCCTCTCGCGCGGTTTTCACCCGACAtcagaaaggaaatggagggaGATTGGTTTGACATGCAAGACTTGGCGGGTTATCTGCGCGAGAAAGGAGTGCTTCTGTTCTCCTCTGCCCCTTCAGAAACGGACCGAAAGTCGTCACGGACGGCCATTAACGTTACCCGTTTCACGCAAA CTCTGATTAGTAGAGGCATATGTTTGGGGCGCACACCGGGATTCCGACGCTCCGATGTAGACAATGCTCTGCGCGCCTCGGTATGGACATGA
- a CDS encoding uncharacterized protein (flavonol reductase/cinnamoyl-CoA reductase), with the protein MALTLITGATGFIGSQVALRVLQAGYRARLAIRREEQADKLRRIFADYEKQLEFVVVPDITVSGCFDEALQGVEYVLHLASPLPKPGSGDLVTPARRGTVVILESAAKVPSIKKVVVTGSVLSLVSLGELKDGLVVREDNEINYTLPPDSTIPTLPPMAQNHASKLAAHKATLDFHSTNSPAFDIITLHPVFVYGRSLVQETADQLSGSCGGLFQSLFSETPSFPQFNGVHVDDVADAHVKVLDDGVKGFRSYLLAAETRSWGDVRRFLEGRYPGVGFGLKGGDDGVGYRVDAGRAERELGIVFRGLERMVGDVVDQQFELRGGI; encoded by the exons ATGGCCCTAACCCTCATCACCGGCGCGACAGGCTTTATCGGCTCCCAGGTCGCCCTGCGCGTTCTGCAAGCGGGCTACCGCGCTCGTCTCGCCATCCGTCGCGAGGAACAGGCTGACAAGCTGCGTCGTATCTTTGCCGACTATGAGAAGCAATTGGAGTTTGTGGTTGTACCGGATATCACCGTCTCTGGATGCTTTGATGAGGCATTGCAGGGTGTGGAATATGTTTTGCATCTGGCGTCTCCATTGCCCAAGCCTGGTAGTGGTGATCTGGTTACTCCTGCTAGGCGAGGAACGGTGGTTATCTTGGAGTCTGCGGCGAAGGTACCGAGTATTAAGAAGGTGGTTGTTACAGGATCTGTACTATCGCTAGTTTCATTGGGAGAGCTTAAGGATGGACTGGTCGTTAGAG AGGACAACGAAATAAACTACACCCTCCCCCCAGATTCGACAATTCCAACCCTCCCCCCAATGGCCCAAAACCACGCCAGCAAACTCGCGGCCCACAAAGCCACCCTCGACTTCCACTCCACCAACTCCCCGGCCTTCGACATAATAACCCTCCACCCCGTCTTCGTCTACGGCCGTAGTCTCGTCCAGGAAACCGCCGATCAACTCAGCGGATCCTGCGGCGGGCTCTTCCAATCTCTCTTCTCCGAGACGCCGAGCTTCCCGCAGTTCAATGGCGTGcatgttgatgatgttgcgGATGCGCATGTAAAGGTTCTGGATGATGGTGTGAAGGGGTTTAGGTCGTATTTGTTGGCGGCGGAGACGAGGTCTTGGGGGGATGTTAGGCGGTTTTTGGAGGGGAGGTATCCgggggttgggtttggattgaagggtggtgatgatggggTTGGGTATAGGGTTGATGCGGGGAGGGCGGAGAGGGAGTTGGGGATTGTGTTTAGGGGGTTGGAGCGTATGgttggggatgttgttgatcaGCAGTTTGAGTTGAGGGGTGGGATTTAG
- a CDS encoding cytochrome and DOMON domain-containing protein (predicted protein) produces MARNSIIRVLFVWITTIIYLFGSILAEPVQYCKYGYKGKEEDGDVDFCMAVSMHENRSSNAYDMYLSMTVTRASDLGWTAIGTGSVMAGSLMTIVYGEPLTGEPPVVSIRTAAAHHQPKPITQEQAGGADVRVLQAEWRAINEDGTLTTLSSSSYAYVAEVSLVCYSCNLWPAKGSGSSKISATATSLPWIWAWNEDQEISALSDDAHLNGHRHRRGNGGWGEFYVDMARSLSTVENPPPVPSIQPGVRTLGTSDTPTDRSKKSTLFSRGTIHGFLMGMAFLVIFPLGVLAMRSQSSKSFKYHWIIQLIASLCTGAGAIIGIVMSRGSFNSPHQVAGLLVSGILGLQGFLGWRHHVLFLRVRHRTWISHAHIWTGRLIMIVGWANFLSGMIFVATGQFWIILVSAVIVGEIVGLTFWVWTCNRRKSRKSTLETAEPDVPWRGERDGEYFAVGEDETEMNEMGEHDKHESSPYDPMLPRHGSH; encoded by the coding sequence CTTTTGCATGGCCGTCTCCATGCACGAGAACCGATCTTCGAATGCCTACGACATGTACTTGTCTATGACTGTCACGCGAGCATCGGATCTTGGGTGGACTGCGATCGGGACTGGTTCCGTGATGGCCGGATCGTTAATGACCATCGTCTACGGCGAACCTCTTACCGGAGAGCCTCCAGTTGTTAGCATAAGAACGGCAGCTGCACATCATCAGCCCAAACCAATAACCCAAGAACAAGCCGGGGGGGCAGATGTTCGGGTCCTTCAAGCAGAATGGCGGGCTATCAATGAAGACGGCACGCTGACCACcctatcatcctcttcatatGCGTATGTCGCTGAAGTGAGTCTCGTCTGCTATTCCTGTAATCTGTGGCCGGCAAAAGGGAGCGGCAGCAGTAAAATATCTGCAACGGCAACGTCCCTCCCCTGGATCTGGGCATGGAACGAGGATCAGGAGATCTCTGCACTCTCCGACGATGCCCATCTCAACGGACACAGGCACCGTCGCGGAAACGGTGGTTGGGGTGAGTTCTATGTCGACATGGCACGGTCCCTTAGTACTGTTGAGAACCCTCCACCTGTCCCATCAATACAACCTGGGGTCCGCACTCTAGGAACCTCCGATACACCCACAGACAGGAGTAAAAAGTCCACACTGTTTAGTAGAGGGACTATACATGGTTTTCTGATGGGGATGGCATTTCTAGTTATCTTCCCGCTGGGGGTGTTAGCAATGCGCTCGCAATCTAGCAAGTCATTCAAATACCACTGgatcatccagctcatcgcCTCCCTCTGCACTGGCGCAGGAGCCATTATCGGTATCGTCATGAGCCGAGGGTCATTCAACTCCCCTCACCAGGTAGCCGGACTGCTGGTATCAGGTATACTTGGTCTCCAAGGTTTTCTCGGGTGGAGACACCATGTACTTTTTCTCCGAGTCAGACACCGAACCTGGATCTCGCATGCCCACATTTGGACCGGAAGACTTATTATGATCGTGGGCTGGGCGAACTTCCTTAGTGGGATGATCTTTGTAGCGACAGGCCAGTTCTGGATCATCCTGGTGTCTGCGGTTATTGTGGGAGAGATTGTCGGCCTTACCTTCTGGGTTTGGACCTGTAATAGGCGCAAGTCGCGCAAATCCACTCTGGAGACGGCAGAACCGGATGTTCCATGGCGAGGCGAGCGCGACGGGGAATATTTCGCGGTAGGTGAAGATGAGACGGAAATGAACGAAATGGGTGAGCATGACAAGCATGAGAGTAGTCCGTATGACCCCATGCTTCCCCGACATGGTTCGCATTAA